A portion of the Bacteroides faecium genome contains these proteins:
- a CDS encoding DUF3868 domain-containing protein: MIIRKIGFLVCMLMVCSLNINTAMAQSRSYEGGITVNPVRLEQKGEFIHVDIDFVLNNVKVKSARGMDFIPRLVTPGRTQNLPKVSIKGRDEYLAYERELALMSAKEKRNYEKPYIVEKAGKLRNDTIRYQYLVPFESWMKDARLDVQRDECGCGETALMNIEEFGKVTLERIWTPYVVAPQFAYLQPKAEEIKQRDIQAECFLDFEVNKVNIRPEYMNNPQELAKIRKMIDELKSDPNVKVNRLDIIGYASPEGTLAANKRLSEGRAMALRDYLASRYDFPRNQYYIVFGGENWDGLEKALETIEFEYKDEVLDIIRNIPIEKGRETKLMQLHGGTPYRYLLKYIFPSLRVAICKVNYEVRNFSVEEAKEIIKTRPQNLSLNEMFLVANTYPTGSQEFIDVFEAAVRMYPQSEIANINAATAALSRNDLVSAERYLGMVNSNKNLPEYNNAMGILMLIKGDYELSEKYLKVAEQSGLDAARSNLEELVRKKANAAEMRTNSK, translated from the coding sequence ATGATAATAAGAAAAATAGGTTTCCTTGTGTGTATGTTGATGGTTTGCAGCCTGAATATAAACACAGCTATGGCTCAGTCCCGCTCTTACGAAGGTGGCATTACTGTGAATCCGGTGCGGTTGGAACAGAAAGGTGAGTTTATTCATGTCGATATAGATTTTGTATTGAATAATGTGAAAGTGAAATCTGCCCGGGGAATGGATTTTATTCCGCGGCTGGTGACTCCCGGACGCACTCAGAATCTTCCGAAAGTTTCTATTAAAGGTCGTGACGAATATTTGGCGTATGAGCGTGAACTTGCGTTGATGAGCGCCAAAGAGAAGAGAAACTACGAGAAGCCATATATAGTGGAAAAAGCCGGAAAACTAAGAAATGATACGATTCGGTATCAATATCTGGTTCCGTTCGAATCATGGATGAAGGATGCGCGCCTGGACGTGCAGCGTGACGAATGTGGTTGCGGTGAAACGGCATTGATGAACATAGAGGAATTTGGCAAAGTGACGTTGGAACGTATATGGACGCCTTACGTAGTGGCTCCTCAGTTTGCTTATCTGCAACCGAAAGCGGAAGAAATCAAACAACGGGATATTCAAGCGGAATGTTTTCTGGATTTCGAGGTGAATAAAGTCAATATTCGTCCCGAATACATGAATAACCCCCAGGAACTGGCCAAAATACGTAAGATGATTGATGAACTGAAGTCCGATCCGAATGTGAAAGTGAACCGCCTGGATATTATCGGTTATGCGTCTCCGGAAGGAACATTGGCAGCGAACAAACGTCTGTCTGAAGGGCGTGCCATGGCGCTTCGGGATTATCTGGCATCCAGATACGATTTTCCGAGAAACCAATACTACATTGTCTTTGGAGGTGAAAACTGGGACGGACTGGAGAAGGCGCTTGAAACAATCGAATTTGAATATAAAGACGAAGTGCTTGATATTATCAGGAACATACCTATTGAAAAAGGAAGAGAAACAAAACTGATGCAACTTCACGGAGGAACGCCTTACCGGTACTTGTTGAAGTATATTTTCCCAAGTCTGCGTGTGGCTATCTGCAAAGTGAATTACGAAGTGAGGAATTTCAGTGTGGAGGAAGCGAAAGAGATTATCAAGACGCGCCCGCAGAATCTGAGCTTGAATGAAATGTTCCTGGTAGCTAATACCTATCCGACAGGCTCGCAAGAATTTATTGATGTGTTCGAAGCGGCTGTACGGATGTATCCGCAGAGTGAAATTGCAAATATAAATGCTGCTACTGCCGCTTTATCACGCAATGATCTGGTTTCGGCCGAACGTTATCTGGGTATGGTGAATTCGAATAAGAATTTGCCGGAATATAATAATGCTATGGGAATATTAATGTTAATAAAAGGAGATTATGAACTGTCGGAGAAGTATTTGAAAGTTGCAGAGCAGTCAGGTCTGGATGCAGCTAGGAGCAATCTGGAAGAATTAGTCAGGAAGAAGGCTAATGCTGCCGAAATGAGAACAAATAGTAAGTAA
- a CDS encoding IbrB-like domain-containing protein codes for MSVDKSPVYEVKAVPIEKVHANDYNPNVVAPPEMKLLELSIWEDGFTMPCVCYYNKEEDNYILVDGYHRYTVLKTSQRIYKRENGLLPIVVIDKDLSNRMSSTIRHNRARGMHNIELMCNIVAELDKAGMSDQWIMKNIGMDRDELLRLKQISGLADLFANREFSIPDEIAPTETERKAL; via the coding sequence ATGAGTGTAGATAAAAGCCCTGTTTATGAGGTAAAGGCGGTACCTATAGAGAAAGTACATGCAAACGACTATAATCCGAATGTCGTTGCACCGCCCGAAATGAAATTGCTTGAACTGTCTATCTGGGAAGATGGTTTTACGATGCCATGTGTGTGTTATTATAATAAAGAAGAAGATAACTATATCCTGGTGGATGGTTATCACCGTTATACGGTACTGAAGACTTCCCAACGAATCTATAAACGCGAAAACGGATTGCTACCGATTGTGGTGATAGACAAGGATTTGTCCAATCGTATGAGTTCTACTATCCGCCATAACCGTGCCCGTGGGATGCATAATATCGAATTGATGTGCAATATCGTCGCGGAACTGGATAAAGCGGGCATGTCCGACCAGTGGATTATGAAAAATATTGGTATGGACCGTGACGAGCTGTTACGACTGAAACAGATTTCAGGTTTGGCGGATCTCTTTGCCAACCGGGAATTTAGTATTCCTGACGAGATTGCGCCTACAGAAACAGAACGCAAGGCGTTATAA
- a CDS encoding beta-ketoacyl-ACP synthase III — MEKINAVITGVGGYVPDYILTNDEISKMVDTTDEWIMGRIGIKERHILKGEGLGTSYIARKAVKQLIQRTKTNPEDVDLVIVATTTPDYRLPSTASILCERLGLKNAFAFDIQAVCSGFLYALETGANFIRTGNYKKIIVVGAEKMSSIVNYSDRATCPIFGDGGAAVMLEPTTEDVGIMDAVLRTDGKGLPFLHIKAGGSVCPPSYYTLDNQMHYIYQEGRTVYKYAVANMASACESVIERNHLNKEDIDWVIPHQANQRIITAVTQRLEIPSEKVMVNIERYGNTSAGTLPLCIWDFEDKLKKGDNLILTAFGAGFAWGAIYLKWGYDRKKE, encoded by the coding sequence ATGGAGAAAATAAACGCAGTAATTACAGGAGTTGGGGGATATGTGCCCGATTACATCTTGACTAATGATGAGATTTCTAAGATGGTTGATACCACCGACGAATGGATTATGGGACGCATCGGAATCAAGGAAAGGCATATACTGAAAGGGGAAGGACTCGGAACTTCATACATAGCGCGCAAAGCTGTGAAACAATTGATTCAGCGTACAAAAACTAATCCGGAAGATGTTGACCTAGTAATTGTTGCTACTACTACACCCGATTACCGTCTTCCTTCAACTGCTTCTATTCTATGTGAAAGGCTAGGATTAAAAAATGCTTTCGCGTTTGATATACAAGCCGTGTGCAGCGGTTTCTTATATGCATTGGAAACGGGAGCGAATTTCATTCGTACGGGAAATTACAAGAAGATTATTGTTGTAGGAGCTGAAAAAATGTCGTCGATCGTAAATTATTCAGACCGTGCGACTTGCCCGATTTTCGGTGATGGCGGAGCAGCCGTCATGCTGGAACCTACAACTGAAGACGTAGGTATCATGGATGCTGTATTAAGGACAGATGGCAAAGGATTGCCTTTCTTACATATAAAAGCCGGTGGTTCTGTATGCCCCCCTTCTTATTATACATTGGATAATCAAATGCACTATATCTATCAGGAAGGACGTACCGTATATAAGTATGCGGTAGCCAATATGGCTAGTGCCTGTGAATCTGTTATCGAAAGAAATCATTTAAACAAAGAGGATATTGACTGGGTGATTCCCCATCAAGCCAACCAACGTATTATCACTGCCGTGACCCAGCGTTTAGAAATACCGTCTGAAAAAGTCATGGTCAACATAGAACGTTACGGAAACACTAGCGCCGGTACGCTCCCACTCTGCATCTGGGATTTCGAAGATAAACTCAAGAAAGGGGATAATCTGATTCTTACTGCTTTCGGAGCAGGATTTGCCTGGGGAGCTATTTATCTGAAGTGGGGATACGACAGGAAGAAGGAATAA
- a CDS encoding DUF3575 domain-containing protein — protein MKKVAILILFMLGCAISEGHAQKVALKSNLLYDATTTMNLGLEIGLARKWTLDIPVNYNPWKLSDGKRLRHWGIQPEVRYWFCESFRRMFVGMHGHYADFNVGGWPDWSFISDNMQHTRYQGHLYGGGFSVGYSWILKKRWSIETSVGVGYAHIVYDKYPCTTCGTKLKESSKNYFGPTKASVSLIYVIK, from the coding sequence ATGAAGAAAGTTGCTATACTCATATTATTCATGCTCGGATGTGCTATTTCCGAAGGTCATGCCCAGAAGGTTGCGCTGAAAAGCAATCTGCTGTATGACGCTACTACTACCATGAATCTGGGACTGGAGATCGGACTGGCGCGTAAATGGACGCTGGACATTCCGGTCAATTATAATCCGTGGAAACTTTCCGACGGCAAACGTCTCCGTCATTGGGGGATACAACCCGAAGTCCGTTACTGGTTTTGCGAGAGTTTTCGCCGTATGTTTGTCGGAATGCACGGACATTATGCCGATTTCAATGTAGGAGGGTGGCCCGACTGGTCTTTTATCAGTGACAATATGCAGCATACGCGTTATCAGGGACATCTTTATGGTGGTGGCTTTTCCGTAGGATATTCGTGGATTCTGAAAAAACGCTGGAGTATAGAAACGTCTGTCGGAGTGGGATATGCGCACATTGTATATGACAAGTATCCTTGCACTACCTGTGGTACGAAACTAAAGGAAAGCAGCAAAAACTATTTCGGGCCTACCAAAGCAAGTGTGTCACTTATTTATGTAATTAAATAA
- a CDS encoding DUF3440 domain-containing protein produces MGNKKIAGTKNVYELAQERLKVIFNEFDNIYVSFSGGKDSGVLLSMCIDYIRKNNLKIRLGVFHMDYEIQYKMTIDYVDRILEANKDILDVYRVCIPFRVATCTSMYQSFWRPWEDSKKNIWVRSMPKKAMTKDDFPFYNTTMWDYEFQMRFAQWIHNKNDAVRTCCLIGIRTQESFNRWRCIYMSRKFQMYHKYKWTSKVGNDIYNAYPIYDWKTTDVWTANGKFQWDYNTLYDLYYRAGVNLERQRVASPFINEAQESLQLYRVLDPNTWGKMIGRVNGVNFTGMYGGTHAMGWQSVKLPEGYTWREFMYFLLSSLPERARKNYLRKLSVSVNFWRTKGGCLSDSTIKKLIDAKVPIIVMDNSNYKTLKKPVRMEYQDDIDIPEFREIPTYKRMCICIIKNDHACKYMGFSPTKEEMSKRSQIMEQYRIIVS; encoded by the coding sequence ATGGGGAACAAAAAAATAGCAGGAACGAAGAATGTATATGAACTGGCACAAGAGCGACTGAAAGTTATATTTAACGAGTTTGATAATATCTATGTATCTTTTTCCGGAGGTAAGGATAGCGGGGTATTGTTGAGTATGTGTATCGACTATATCCGGAAGAACAATTTGAAAATACGTCTCGGCGTCTTTCATATGGATTACGAGATTCAGTATAAGATGACCATTGATTATGTAGACCGGATATTGGAAGCCAATAAGGATATTCTGGATGTATACCGGGTGTGTATCCCGTTCCGCGTAGCTACATGTACGTCTATGTACCAATCATTCTGGCGTCCTTGGGAAGATAGTAAGAAGAATATATGGGTGCGCTCCATGCCCAAAAAGGCAATGACCAAGGATGACTTTCCTTTTTATAACACAACGATGTGGGATTATGAATTCCAGATGCGTTTTGCGCAATGGATACATAATAAGAATGACGCAGTGCGAACTTGCTGTCTGATCGGAATCCGTACACAGGAAAGTTTCAACCGGTGGAGGTGTATCTACATGAGCCGCAAATTCCAGATGTATCATAAGTATAAATGGACGTCGAAGGTAGGGAATGACATTTATAATGCCTATCCCATCTACGACTGGAAGACGACGGATGTATGGACTGCCAACGGAAAATTCCAATGGGATTATAATACGTTGTATGATCTTTACTATCGTGCAGGTGTGAATCTGGAGCGGCAGCGTGTGGCAAGTCCTTTTATCAATGAAGCACAGGAGAGTCTTCAACTCTACCGGGTACTCGACCCCAATACATGGGGCAAGATGATAGGACGGGTGAATGGCGTCAATTTTACCGGGATGTACGGCGGTACTCATGCCATGGGATGGCAATCGGTGAAACTTCCCGAAGGATATACGTGGCGTGAGTTTATGTACTTCCTGCTGTCCAGTCTGCCGGAACGGGCGCGGAAGAATTATCTCCGCAAACTGTCGGTGAGCGTAAACTTCTGGCGGACGAAAGGTGGCTGCCTGAGTGACTCTACCATCAAGAAACTGATTGATGCCAAGGTACCGATTATCGTCATGGACAACAGTAATTATAAAACGCTGAAGAAACCGGTACGCATGGAATATCAGGATGATATTGATATACCGGAGTTTAGAGAGATACCTACTTATAAGCGAATGTGCATTTGTATCATCAAGAACGACCATGCCTGCAAGTATATGGGATTCTCGCCGACGAAGGAAGAGATGAGTAAGAGAAGTCAAATTATGGAACAATATAGAATCATAGTGTCATGA
- a CDS encoding helix-turn-helix transcriptional regulator, giving the protein MINIDQIDAFAFSAPIICALACMIMMLMDAVARRRNVQEKRLRLFLALTYLITSLGWLGMVFYSVSPRIFASYYTVFLFTLMLDQVMIYRFVSIITSTGERRKLNRLHLIVPLLFTLVSAISDMIVPVEQQRAVIFSEVNGGESNFWFRIMYVLTTAVFIVYNTLYPFLNLRNIRRYRKFIVNYSSDAYNASLTWLAVIQVLILITVPVPLAGLLFHVPTISFSYFAWVGTLPYFINYLILCYNLLNDNYLIIQPEDVKEDTAAKMTTIDRKLFEHYLREKKPYLNPHLRITELATGLHTNRSYISGFINKEYDMNFCRLINRCRLHHLDRLRLSPSNAEKDNIDLVLMAGFSSYRSYLRVKNEEDKLSLLKVFEK; this is encoded by the coding sequence ATGATAAACATAGACCAGATAGATGCTTTCGCTTTTTCAGCTCCTATTATATGTGCTTTGGCTTGCATGATTATGATGCTGATGGATGCAGTTGCACGTAGGCGTAACGTGCAGGAGAAGAGGCTGCGCCTCTTCTTGGCATTAACCTATCTTATTACTTCTCTTGGATGGTTGGGTATGGTATTCTATTCTGTCAGTCCCCGTATTTTCGCATCCTACTATACTGTATTCCTGTTCACGCTTATGCTCGACCAGGTAATGATATACAGGTTTGTTTCCATTATAACAAGTACCGGTGAGCGTCGCAAACTCAACCGCCTGCATCTGATAGTACCGCTTCTCTTCACCCTCGTTTCGGCAATTAGCGACATGATTGTTCCGGTGGAACAACAGAGGGCGGTGATATTTTCAGAAGTAAACGGTGGTGAATCCAATTTTTGGTTCAGGATAATGTACGTATTGACAACCGCCGTTTTTATAGTTTACAATACGCTCTATCCATTTCTGAATCTGCGGAACATACGCCGTTACAGGAAGTTCATAGTGAACTATTCTTCGGATGCCTATAACGCATCTCTCACCTGGCTAGCGGTCATACAAGTGCTTATTTTGATAACCGTTCCGGTTCCGTTGGCGGGATTGTTGTTCCATGTCCCCACTATTTCGTTCAGCTATTTTGCATGGGTAGGAACGCTGCCGTATTTTATAAACTACCTGATTCTTTGCTACAACCTGCTCAATGACAATTATCTCATCATCCAACCGGAAGATGTAAAAGAGGATACGGCTGCCAAAATGACCACTATTGACCGTAAACTGTTCGAGCACTACTTGCGTGAAAAGAAGCCTTATCTCAATCCCCACCTGCGGATTACAGAACTTGCCACCGGGTTACATACCAACCGTAGCTACATTTCGGGCTTTATCAATAAAGAATATGACATGAATTTCTGCCGTTTGATTAACCGTTGCAGGCTGCATCATCTCGACCGGCTCCGCTTGTCGCCCTCAAACGCAGAGAAAGATAATATTGATTTGGTGTTGATGGCGGGATTCAGCAGTTACCGGAGCTATCTTAGGGTAAAAAATGAAGAGGATAAACTATCGTTGCTGAAAGTATTTGAAAAGTAA